A single genomic interval of Hafnia alvei harbors:
- a CDS encoding GH1 family beta-glucosidase has protein sequence MSQFPKDFLWGAATAAYQVEGAHDADGKGLSVWDVFSHLPSTTHEGTNGDVAADHYHRFKEDVALMAELGMTSYRFSISWPRVLPNGTGEVNEAGIKFYSDLIDELLRHNIRPMITLYHWDLPQALQDKFGGWAGREIVDAFDEYARLCYQRFGDRVDLWSTFNETIVFIGMGYFTGQHPPKLKDPKLGIQACHHVFLSNARAVKSFREMGIKGQIGFVNVLQPNDPISQEPEDLRAWEIAEGIYTHWLYDPVLKGEYPRDMLEMAQAAFGVPEFHPGDAELLKENIVDFIGLNYYKREMVARNDDVQGFDLNTSGQKGSGGGMGFKGLFKIVKNPNGVYTDWDWEIYPEGLTDAIGRIRHRYGEVPIYITENGLGAKDPIVDGAVLDQPRIDYLSEHIRAVGHAIEQGADVRGFYPWSFIDLLSWLNGYQKQYGFVYIDRENNLARKKKLSFEWYQKVIRSNGDEL, from the coding sequence ATGAGCCAATTTCCAAAAGATTTTCTCTGGGGAGCAGCAACGGCGGCGTATCAGGTAGAAGGTGCGCATGACGCTGACGGTAAAGGGTTATCTGTTTGGGACGTATTCTCTCATTTGCCTAGCACCACGCACGAAGGGACAAACGGCGACGTTGCGGCCGACCACTACCATCGTTTTAAAGAAGATGTGGCGCTGATGGCCGAATTGGGGATGACCTCATATCGCTTTTCTATTTCGTGGCCGCGCGTGTTGCCGAACGGTACGGGTGAAGTGAACGAAGCTGGGATCAAATTCTACAGCGATTTGATCGATGAGCTTTTGCGCCACAATATTCGCCCGATGATCACGCTGTATCACTGGGATCTTCCTCAGGCTTTGCAGGATAAATTTGGCGGTTGGGCAGGGCGCGAAATCGTTGATGCCTTTGATGAATATGCCCGTCTTTGCTATCAACGCTTTGGCGATCGCGTTGACCTGTGGTCAACGTTTAATGAAACCATCGTATTCATTGGTATGGGGTATTTCACCGGCCAGCATCCACCGAAGCTGAAAGATCCTAAGCTGGGCATTCAGGCCTGCCATCATGTTTTCTTGTCCAACGCACGTGCGGTGAAAAGTTTTCGTGAAATGGGGATCAAAGGCCAAATTGGGTTTGTTAACGTGCTACAACCTAACGATCCGATCAGCCAAGAACCTGAAGATCTCCGCGCTTGGGAGATTGCCGAAGGGATTTACACCCACTGGCTATATGACCCAGTGCTGAAAGGCGAATATCCGCGCGACATGCTAGAGATGGCACAGGCCGCATTTGGCGTGCCTGAATTCCACCCTGGTGATGCCGAATTACTGAAAGAAAACATCGTTGATTTTATCGGGTTGAATTATTACAAGCGTGAAATGGTGGCGCGTAACGACGACGTGCAAGGCTTCGATCTCAATACTTCGGGCCAGAAAGGCAGCGGTGGCGGAATGGGCTTCAAAGGCTTATTCAAGATCGTGAAAAATCCAAACGGGGTATACACCGATTGGGATTGGGAAATCTATCCAGAAGGCCTGACCGACGCGATCGGTCGCATTCGTCATCGCTACGGTGAAGTGCCTATTTATATTACTGAAAACGGTTTAGGCGCGAAGGATCCGATTGTTGACGGCGCGGTTCTAGATCAGCCACGTATTGACTATCTGAGCGAGCATATTCGCGCTGTTGGTCACGCAATTGAGCAGGGTGCCGATGTTCGTGGCTTCTATCCTTGGTCATTTATTGATTTGCTGTCTTGGCTCAACGGCTACCAAAAACAGTACGGCTTTGTGTATATCGACCGTGAGAATAACTTGGCGCGCAAGAAGAAGCTGAGTTTTGAGTGGTATCAAAAGGTGATCCGCTCAAACGGTGATGAGCTCTAG